DNA from Pelobacter propionicus DSM 2379:
CACCTTTCCGGCTGCCAGCGCCTTCGGCAGCGCCCTGTCCGCCTACTTCCCGATCTTCAACGTGGCCCCCTCCACAATCTGGCTGGACCTTCTGGCAGCCCTGCTGGTGGCGCTGGTGGCGGCGATCTTCCCCGCCTGGCGCGCCACGACCATCCCCATCGCCGATGGCCTGCGGAGGATCGGCTGACCATGGCCATACCCTTTTCCTACAGCCTGCGCAACCTCTGGACCCGCCGCCTGACCACGGTGCTGACCGCCTCGGGCATGGCCCTGGTGGTGTTCGTCTTCGCCTCCATACTCATGCTCTCCGAGGGGCTCAGGAAGACCCTGGTGCAGACCGGCTCAGCGGACAACGTGGTGGTGATCCGCAAGGGATCTGCCTCGGAGGTGCAGAGCGGGATCGAGCGCGCCCAGGCGGCCGTGGTGGAGACCGAACCCCAGGTGACCCTGGGCGAGCGTGGGCGCCGTCTCCTGGCCAGGGAGCTCTTGGTGCTGATCAACCTGCCCAAGCGGGGAAGCGGCACCACCTCCCAGGTGACCATCCGCGGCATCCAGCCGGAGTCGCTGCTGCTGCGCCCCCAGGTCAGGCTGATCAGGGGGAGGATGCCTAGGCCCGGATCATCGGAGATCATGGCCGGGGCCAGCATCGCCCGGCGATTCCGGGGAGGCGGCATGGGAGAAGTGCTGCGCTTCGCCATGCGCGACTGGACCGTGGTGGGAATCTTCGACGCCGGCAACCGGGCGTTCAGCTCGGAGATCTGGGGCGACGCCGACCAGCTCATGCAGGCCTTCCGGCGTCCGGTGTACTCCTCGCTGATCTTCAAGCTGGCCGACTCGTCGGCCTTTGGTGCGGTGAAGCAACGCATCGAGAACGACCCCCGCCTGACCCTGGAGGCGCGGCGGGAGACGACGTACTATGCCGACCAGTCGGAGATGATGGCCACCTTTCTCAATATCCTGGGGCTGTCGCTGACGGTGATCTTTTCCCTGGGCGCCATCATCGGTGCCATGATCACCATGTACTCCGCCGTGGCCAACCGCACCGGCGAGATCGGCACCCTGCGGGCGCTGGGCTTCCAGCGCAGGAGCATCCTTGTGGCCTTCCTGCTGGAGTCGCTGCTGCTGGGCCTGGTGGGCGGCTGCGTCGGCCTCTTCTTTGCCTCTTTTCTGCAACTCTTCACCATCTCCACCCTCAACTTCCAGACTTTTTCCGAGCTGGCCTTCAGCTTCACC
Protein-coding regions in this window:
- a CDS encoding ABC transporter permease; amino-acid sequence: MAIPFSYSLRNLWTRRLTTVLTASGMALVVFVFASILMLSEGLRKTLVQTGSADNVVVIRKGSASEVQSGIERAQAAVVETEPQVTLGERGRRLLARELLVLINLPKRGSGTTSQVTIRGIQPESLLLRPQVRLIRGRMPRPGSSEIMAGASIARRFRGGGMGEVLRFAMRDWTVVGIFDAGNRAFSSEIWGDADQLMQAFRRPVYSSLIFKLADSSAFGAVKQRIENDPRLTLEARRETTYYADQSEMMATFLNILGLSLTVIFSLGAIIGAMITMYSAVANRTGEIGTLRALGFQRRSILVAFLLESLLLGLVGGCVGLFFASFLQLFTISTLNFQTFSELAFSFTLTVGIFYKSLLFSLIMGFIGGVLPAFRASRKTIVEALRVT